One window of Burkholderia cepacia GG4 genomic DNA carries:
- a CDS encoding LysR family transcriptional regulator, with translation MNNLRRLDLNLLVTLDVLLAEHNVTRAAEKLNLSQPSVSVQLQKLRDLFGDPLLLPGPRGMRPTARAETLREPLRDALEAVERAVLTATPFDPATATNTWRVAATDYGESTIVLPALNALRSAAPATRLAVVELVPPRIEQDAERSGIDLAFHTTEGSPEGMRRLPLFVERYVLVGRAGHPKLKRRPTLAQFGALEHVIVSPDGGGFFGVTDEALAKAGAARRVVLSVPHFLFVMSAVASTDLVAMLPERLVRGTPALRVVEAPVDVPGYEMSMLWHERVHRDPAHRWLRETIAASV, from the coding sequence ATGAACAATCTCAGGCGACTGGATCTGAACCTGCTGGTCACGCTCGACGTGCTGCTCGCCGAGCACAACGTCACGCGGGCAGCGGAAAAGCTGAACCTGTCGCAACCGTCGGTCAGCGTGCAGTTGCAGAAACTGCGCGACCTGTTCGGCGATCCGCTGCTGCTGCCCGGGCCGCGCGGGATGCGGCCGACCGCGCGCGCGGAAACGCTGCGCGAGCCGCTGCGGGACGCACTCGAAGCGGTCGAACGCGCGGTGCTGACGGCCACGCCGTTCGATCCGGCGACCGCGACGAATACGTGGCGCGTGGCCGCGACCGACTATGGCGAATCGACGATCGTCCTGCCCGCGCTGAACGCGCTGCGCTCGGCCGCCCCCGCTACGCGGCTCGCCGTCGTCGAACTCGTGCCGCCCCGCATCGAGCAGGACGCGGAGCGAAGCGGCATCGACCTGGCGTTCCATACGACCGAAGGTTCGCCGGAAGGCATGCGGCGCCTGCCGCTGTTCGTCGAGCGCTACGTGCTGGTCGGTCGCGCCGGTCATCCGAAGCTGAAGCGGCGCCCCACGCTCGCGCAGTTCGGCGCGCTGGAACACGTGATCGTGTCGCCCGACGGCGGCGGCTTCTTCGGCGTGACGGACGAAGCGCTCGCAAAAGCGGGCGCCGCACGACGTGTCGTGCTGTCCGTGCCACATTTCCTGTTCGTGATGTCGGCCGTCGCCAGTACCGACCTCGTCGCGATGCTGCCCGAGCGTCTGGTGCGCGGCACGCCCGCGTTGCGCGTCGTGGAAGCGCCGGTCGACGTGCCGGGCTACGAGATGTCGATGCTTTGGCACGAACGCGTGCATCGCGATCCGGCGCATCGATGGTTGCGCGAGACGATCGCGGCGTCGGTGTAG
- a CDS encoding DUF2471 family protein, which yields MFQSSAFDTEQPGFNPAHFERAAQRAVVDLQRVVGGPAQRALGLRRRTHPAAVRTMSWQALLNVEELAFSNSGFLSRNDPTVVDAFIRLRDSRLVAADVEEPVDWRRDDDDLPAVYLIVKAMLEAEEEERAEAA from the coding sequence ATGTTCCAGTCATCCGCATTCGATACCGAGCAACCCGGCTTCAACCCCGCCCACTTCGAGCGTGCCGCGCAGCGGGCGGTCGTCGATCTGCAGCGTGTCGTCGGCGGCCCCGCGCAGCGCGCGCTCGGCCTGCGACGCCGCACCCATCCGGCCGCCGTCCGCACGATGAGCTGGCAGGCGCTGCTGAACGTCGAGGAGCTCGCATTCTCGAACTCCGGTTTCCTGAGCCGCAACGATCCGACGGTCGTCGACGCGTTCATCCGCCTGCGCGACAGCCGGCTGGTCGCCGCTGACGTCGAAGAGCCGGTCGACTGGCGTCGCGACGACGACGACCTGCCGGCCGTCTACCTGATCGTCAAGGCCATGCTCGAAGCGGAAGAGGAAGAACGGGCCGAAGCGGCCTGA